DNA sequence from the Vicia villosa cultivar HV-30 ecotype Madison, WI linkage group LG3, Vvil1.0, whole genome shotgun sequence genome:
TaattatttgttatatttttaatgttaaaaattctctttttccAATTACTTAAGCCACCACAAATTAACACtacttgaaaaattcaaaagCCAATAAGCCAATTTTTTTTCAATGTGTTAAGAAAATAAAGTCTAATAAtctattaagaaaataattttaaaatctgTTATATAGATTCTAGATTTTGTTTAAGACCAATTAACAAAAACAGTATATTACATTTTAATATTTATGACATATTTTAATTTGGTGTTAGAAATAATAAGGGATTGAGTCCATTTTTTAAAACAGTATTCTTTATTCTAAAATAACAGCCTTTATTCTAAAATAACAACATGAACTGTAAAAGAGTACTTATAATAAGGGATTGAGTCCATTTTTTAAAACAGTATTCTTTATTCTAAAATAACAGCCTGAATTGTAAAAAACACTAAGATATTTGTTTAATATAATctgatataatttttatttttaattatagtattcatttaaattgcataaattttattcaatatattttataatgtatttagtatttacgaaaaatattgataaattcaTCTATcgacttttaatataataaagtagattATAGTAAATTTCTTAATTAACCCCATAATTACCAATTTAAGAATGATAATCGGGAGCTTAAAGATAATTATATTccctaattattacttatcaTTATTTTCCATGCGTAATGATTTTAATTTGCAACATTTGCCATGCATAAtgaattcaatttttttacatCTTCCCAATACATCTTTTACCTCAATAATTTAGATTTTTTATCTTCCAAGACAATGAAAAGTCATCCAACAACATTTTATTTACATTAACTATAAACCTATGACCCCTATCTCTCTATTATATACTCACCCACTATGGTCTATTAACTCTCTACTTGATTGAATGATTAAATATCCTTAAGGATGCAACCATTTTGATTTGTGTGACAACATGTGCATGTGCACGTTGATATGTAACATGCTTtaagtaaattttatttttttggtgtaattaagataatattttaagtatattttatgattttcatTTTGTGTTCAATGGAGTGTGTATTTTCAAACATTAAGATATGTATTAGTCAAGATAgctcatttaattaaaattattaatatttttattttaatactatattaaaaaaattaaattcatatggGGAATAAACTAAATTTAAGATCTCAATAAATGAAATTGATTACATTTTATATGAAATTGATCTCAATAAATTTGAATAGTGAATAGGTTGGCTAGGTTGGAGACTGTGAGTAATTTGCATTATTAATCGAAGCTAATTGATGATTATTGTAATTTattgaagtttattttatttaaccatTTGATtaaatttgtttgtttgttttgttgaaaGATCAATTAGCTGCTACTGCTCGGGCAACAGAGAAGTACAAGGATCAATtagttgtttgttttattttgttagttTTGGAAAATTTTAAACGTATGTTTGTGAAGGGATCTATATGTTAATCTTTTTTGTTGGAATTTGAATGATACCTGAGAAAAGAATGAATaaacattaaatattttataaaggaGGTATCATTTTGGCATTGTTAATAATGACACTGTTGATAAGAAAAAATAAATCACAcattcttaaattttaaaaaacaataataaattactaaaaaaaaGAGTAATGTGTGAAGTATTTActgattttctatttttttataagatataaaatatttttatatttgacagtTATAATTAGCCTATGTTTGGAAAATGTTAAAATCACGGTAGAAAACAAAAGCTACTCCCACCTGCTTCcaatttttatttctattcatatttttatttttatatatgttcaaggcaattaaataataattacaataattatgGTTAAATTACATTTATGGTAtactttataaaattttattattaaattgaaaacCATTTATGACTATGCAAATTCTTTGGTACCCTTGAGTTTTAGTTGGGTACCGGTACCCTtagtgttaattaaaataaaattttaaatttttttaaataaaataatattaagaaaagATGTGGCATTGAATATCTTCATTTGATTGGAGGAAGATACCAGTACCCAACCAAATTCAAGGGTACCGAAGTGTTAACCGACTATGCAAATTCCCATGTTATACTTTTTCTATGCATAAATCAATCACTTTATGATATTTGTACATATCCCTTATTACtacaataaatattttattcatttattgaGGAAATTTAAATTTTTCCATATAACCAATTTTTTTGTACATCTCtactaaaaaaaagtttaaaattttataattttaaatataaatttttacttctattttttaaatacgtataaaaatattaaaaattaatattacataCTCTATTTAAAATAcgtataaaaatatgaaaaatatttttttttaaatggaagAAATGTATATCATTAAAActttattaatgttattaatattatagcattttaaaaaataataataaatgtaaaTTACCATATTTATGAATAATTCACTTAATTTTCAATATAAactcaaataattaataatataataatggtCAAATTATCATTTAATGAATGCAAATTTTCAATAGAGTTTTTtaagtttcaatttcaatttttaatagttTAGATCTTAAATACAATTAAATTATAACAACTATAATACAGGTTAAATTATCAGTTAATATTGTAATTACAATTTATTACTTATGTATTTTAATGTGATATGTTTATAACATATATTGGTCCTTAGGTTTTTAATACTACAAATCAGTTTTGTTTTAATCATTTATACAAAACTAAAATTAGAGATTCTTTTttcgaaataaaatatttttttaatgttttatatttttatgagaaaattaatAAGAATCTTAAACAcgtttaaattaaaaacattagCATCTATTTTAAAAAGTTTGGCCTCAATTAATGaatcaatttataaattatagttgGTGCCcgcatttaaatattaaattataaaatttaacattttttaatcttctaagttataaaaatactaaaacaaaataaaaattttaaactaaattttttataatatagaagttaaaaaattattttatcataatttaAAAGTAAGtgttactttattttttaatgtatattgttgatccaatttttttaaaacgacATTCTTTTTAAATACGGGAAAAGATGTATCTTGGatataaacatttttataaacgaaaaaaaaatctatttttgatgCAAATATTTTATAAGGGGAAAAAATGactgttgatacaaatatttttaaattaatgattaggttacaaatattttcaaataagttacaagtattttataaatttgaataagttacaaatattttatattttttaaacggAGGAAAGTTAATGTTAACTtattttataaacgaaaataaattataaatattttataaaagggaAAATACTATTGTTGATACACTTATATTAATAAAgggaaataagttacaaatattttaataaattagaaaaaaaaatattattgatacaattatatttataagcTGGAATaagttttaagtatttttataactgggaaaaaaagctattgttgatacaattgattttataaaagggaataaattacaaatatttttataaacggaaaaaagtaAAAGTCTAATGTCGatacaattgattttataaaccggaataaattacaaatatttgtataaatgagaataatcaactattgatacaattgatttaataagcgagaataagttacatatatttttataaacgaaaataagtctattgttgatacaaatatttttataaacgggaataagctacaaatatatttataaacaaCAATAGTCTATTGatgatacaatttttttataaacgaaaaaagactattgttgatacaattatttttataaacgaaaataaattgcaaataactttataaacgggaaaagtctactattaatacaattatatttataaacgtgaataagttaaaaaaaatttataaatgtgaaaaagtatattggtgataccattatttttataaacggaaacaagttacaaatattataataaacaagaaaaatctACTAATTATTTCACCCAGCGTTGGATCAAATAAGTGTTTTTATAAACGGtttctaagtatttttataaatataaaaaataagtatAAGTATAATGTTGTTATATTACTTTAATCAATGCATAAAGGTTgctacattttttttttatttgtgattatgtCAATGTTTATGATCCGTAAAACAACTTTAAAAACTTACAAATGACATATTGCGACGTGTaattattgttttagttaaaGAGCTAAAATTTGGATGTATTATTAGCCCTTACATCGTTAACTATTATTTAACATACtacatgtttaatttttattccgATAGTCATCCAATTAATATGCGTATTGTTTAAATATATACGGAATAACATCATAAGATAGATCTTATCCACGTAATATTAAATCCAATATCCCTAGTTTGTATTATATACACTAAATAGCATAGAATACACAAACATATAATAGCATGTATAGTGTATGGGAAGTGGGATGGGAAAAAGTTAAAACTTCATATCATCCATATCACACCTTATAATTATGTAAAAGAGTCAAATTACACTACATTCACACCAATActcgaaattaaaaaaaatgaaattattcAAATACAAACCAAAGTCATTAGTTTCAATTCACATAGAAATACAACAAAACATACACCTCTACAGAAGAACACCCCTAATACTTGGTGGTGGAACCTTCTTCCAAACAACTTTAACAAGATCAATGAATAACGGAAACTGCGCAGCTGCATAGAATGCGACAGGAAAACAAATGGAAATATATAAATAGAACAAGATACCTCCCATCGTATATTTATCTGCGAGCACAAAGAAATGTCCAGCACAAAAAGAAACCAACATCGCAACGATGGATACGAAGAGGGAGCTCAAACCAAAAAGAAGCTTCATTGGCATGTTTTGATGAAACTCTTCGACTTCTTTTCGAGAAGTGAGTATAGAAAGGAACATGACAAGTGAAGTGACAGAGAAGTAAAGTCCAATTAATGAAGATATAGCGAATACTTCAAATGCAGGTTGTCCTTTTAATGCCGGTACTCCTGTTTGTTGATTGCCACCAGGTACGCTACCTGATGTCGCAAAGGAGACACCAGCAATGAGAGCAGCTACGACTGAGCATGATTCTGACGTGTCTTTCAACCATTCAACACTATCTTGTAGAAGTTCTTTGTGTTGCTCCTTAAAGATATCACTAGGGGTTTTTTCTTCATTGTTGAATTTATTATTGAAATGCTCTGGCACTAGTTCTTTTATGTActatacaaaaatatatatatgttagTGCTACTTAAAAAATTTGATGTATAATACTATGatgataagtaataattaaactatGATTCTCTTAAGCTTTTGCAATTTCCAAGTATGTTAGACACggttaacaataaaaaaataaagagagatCCTACTTAATCATGATTTCACTATGACAAATTATATGAGACCTTATGTAGTCATATTTAGCCTTGGCAAATTAGAAGGTCACTATTGTAGTATGTCTTATACACTCCAAAGACGATTCATATGTATTAATAAATGTACCTTATACCACTTGATGTCCCACGTCAATTGCATGGCAGCGCCGGATATCCTCCAAGTATTTTCTCTCTCATAAGATGTGTATGCTGCCAAGTGTAACATGGTATTCTTATCTTTATTAACTCGTAGATATAGGTTTTGGAAGACTCCGTCATCTAAGTCATTCTTCAACCGCTGAATTACATGTGGTTGTCTATTCTTTACTGCCAAAAGCAATACATTTTCATTATTAAAGTTAGTCTCACTAACCACACTTTTTGTCTTTGATTCAAGCTCTGACATAATCTCAACTATTCCATGACTTGCTGCAGTCAAATATGCTGTGgtttttgctttacttttcactttTGTTTCAGTAAGCATCTTTGCTGCAAGTAATAAACATTTCTTATCAGAAATAATTAGTACTTTATAATTAagcatcaatttttttattttcttttgttcttgCATTGAGGCATCGCCTAGAAATATAGAGATAATGATGATTTCATACTCTCCATTCCAGAATCAAATCCTAAGTCATCTTTT
Encoded proteins:
- the LOC131656658 gene encoding uncharacterized protein LOC131656658 — protein: MAQKKPHSLAKIMSKMLVFMRLIVSLLGLKAIITIKMKHIYGGLLLKEMMKIPIYSLLGGGVINLKDDLGFDSGMETKMLTETKVKSKAKTTAYLTAASHGIVEIMSELESKTKSVVSETNFNNENVLLLAVKNRQPHVIQRLKNDLDDGVFQNLYLRVNKDKNTMLHLAAYTSYERENTWRISGAAMQLTWDIKWYKYIKELVPEHFNNKFNNEEKTPSDIFKEQHKELLQDSVEWLKDTSESCSVVAALIAGVSFATSGSVPGGNQQTGVPALKGQPAFEVFAISSLIGLYFSVTSLVMFLSILTSRKEVEEFHQNMPMKLLFGLSSLFVSIVAMLVSFCAGHFFVLADKYTMGGILFYLYISICFPVAFYAAAQFPLFIDLVKVVWKKVPPPSIRGVLL